In Macadamia integrifolia cultivar HAES 741 chromosome 5, SCU_Mint_v3, whole genome shotgun sequence, a single window of DNA contains:
- the LOC122078836 gene encoding probable glutathione S-transferase — MADEVVLLSFWLSPFGMRIKIALAEKGINYDYKEENLQDKSPLLLKMNPVHKKVPVLIHNGKPICESLIIVQYIDEVWKETCPLLPSDPYHRAEAKFWADFIDKKIFDSGRKTCMSKGEETEAAKKELIESLKVLEGELGEKPYFGGEKFGFVDLCLIPFYTWFYSYETFGSFSMEVECPKLIGWAERCLEKESVSNSLADQQKVYQFFGQMRKMYGIE; from the exons ATGGCGGATGAGGTAGTTCTTTTGAGTTTCTGGCTTAGTCCTTTCGGAATGAGGATCAAAATCGCCTTGGCCGAGAAAGGAATCAACTATGATTACAAGGAAGAGAACCTGCAAGACAAGAGTCCTCTGCTTCTCAAGATGAACCCTGTTCATAAGAAGGTTCCTGTTTTGATTCATAACGGCAAACCCATCTGTGAATCCCTCATCATTGTTCAATACATTGATGAGGTTTGGAAGGAGACATGTCCTTTGCTGCCCTCTGATCCTTACCACCGAGCAGAAGCCAAATTTTGGGCTGATTTCATTGACAAGAAG ATATTCGACTCTGGTAGGAAGACATGCATGTCAAAAGGAGAAGAGACTGAGGCAGCAAAGAAGGAGCTGATTGAGTCCTTAAAAGTGTTGGAAGGAGAGCTTGGAGAGAAGCCCTACTTTGGGGGAGAGAAGTTTGGGTTTGTAGATTTGTGCCTCATCCCCTTCTACACTTGGTTTTACTCCTATGAAACTTTTGGGAGCTTCAGCATGGAAGTTGAGTGCCCAAAGCTCATTGGTTGGGCTGAGAGGTGCTTGGAGAAGGAGAGTGTGTCAAACTCCCTTGCTGACCAACAAAAGGTCTACCAGTTCTTTGGGCAGATGAGGAAGATGTATGGGATTGAGTAG
- the LOC122078835 gene encoding probable glutathione S-transferase yields MADEVVLLSFWLSPFGMRIKIALAEKGIKYGYKEENLQDKSPLLLKMNPVHKKVPVFIHKGKPICESLVIVQYIDEVWKQTCPLLPSDPHLRAQARFWADFIDKKIFESGRKTCMSKGEETEAAKKELIESLKVLEGELGKKPYFGGEKFGFVDLCFIPFYTWFYSYETFGSFSMEVECPKLIGWAERCLEKESVSNSLADQQKVYQFFGQMRKMYGIE; encoded by the exons ATGGCGGATGAGGTAGTTCTCTTGAGTTTCTGGCTCAGTCCTTTTGGAATGAGGATCAAAATTGCCTTGGCCGAGAAAGGAATCAAATATGGGTACAAGGAAGAGAACCTGCAAGACAAGAGTCCTCTGCTTCTCAAGATGAACCCTGTTCATAAGAAGGTTCCTGTTTTTATTCATAAAGGCAAACCCATCTGTGAATCCCTCGTCATTGTTCAATACATTGATGAGGTTTGGAAGCAGACATGTCCTTTGCTTCCCTCTGACCCTCACCTCCGAGCTCAAGCcaggttttgggctgatttcaTCGACAAGAAG ATATTCGAATCTGGTAGAAAGACATGCATGTCAAAAGGAGAAGAGACTGAGGCAGCAAAGAAGGAGCTGATTGAGTCCTTGAAAGTGTTAGAAGGAGAGCTTGGAAAGAAGCCTTACTTTGGAGGAGAGAAGTTTGGGTTTGTGGATTTGTGCTTCATCCCCTTCTACACTTGGTTTTACTCCTATGAAACTTTTGGGAGCTTCAGCATGGAAGTTGAGTGCCCAAAGCTTATTGGTTGGGCTGAGAGGTGCTTGGAGAAGGAGAGTGTTTCAAACTCCCTTGCTGACCAACAGAAGGTCTACCAGTTCTTTGGGCAGATGAGGAAGATGTATGGGATTGAGTAG
- the LOC122079065 gene encoding probable glutathione S-transferase parC, which translates to MADEVVLLGFWLSPFGMRVRIALDEKGIKYEHKEENLQYKSPLLLKMNPVHKKIPVLIHNGKPICESLVIIQYIDEVWKDTCSLLPSDPYLRAQARFWADFIDKKIFNCGRRTWMSKGEDNEAAKKELIESFKVLEGELGEKPYFGGENFGYVDVSLIPFYTWFYSTETFGNFRMNAECPKLMAWAERCLQKESVSNSLPFQQRVYHSFGQMRMNFGNE; encoded by the exons ATGGCGGATGAAGTAGTTCTCTTGGGTTTCTGGCTCAGCCCTTTTGGGATGAGGGTCAGAATCGCCTTGGATGAGAAAGGAATCAAGTATGAGCATAAGGAAGAGAACCTGCAATACAAGAGTCCTTTACTTCTGAAGATGAACCCAGTTCATAAGAAGATTCCTGTTTTGATTCATAACGGCAAACCCATCTGTGAATCGCTCGTTATTATTCAATATATTGATGAGGTTTGGAAGGACACATGTTCCTTACTGCCCTCTGATCCTTACCTCCGAGCTCAAGCcaggttttgggctgatttcaTCGACAAAAAG ATATTCAACTGCGGTAGGAGGACATGGATGTCAAAAGGAGAAGATAATGAGGCAGCAAAGAAGGAGCTAATAGAGTCCTTCAAAGTGTTAGAAGGAGAGCTTGGAGAGAAGCCTTACTTTGGGGGAGAGAATTTTGGGTATGTGGATGTGAGCCTCATCCCCTTCTACACTTGGTTTTACTCCACTGAAACATTTGGGAACTTCAGAATGAATGCCGAGTGTCCAAAGCTTATGGCTTGGGCTGAGAGGTGCTTGCAGAAGGAGAGTGTGTCGAACTCCCTTCCTTTTCAACAAAGGGTTTACCACTCCTTTGGGCAGATGAGGATGAATTTTGGGAATgagtag